The genomic interval GGCAGGTGATCGATCTGCGGTTTGGCTTGCAACAATCGGGGACTGTCGTTGGACCACACACCGGTGCTTGCAGGACGACGTCCGCTCAGCAAGGCGGCACGGGATGGATTGCATGCAGGGGAGACACAGTGGGCATTGGTGAACAGAATCCCGGCCTCTGCCAAAGCGTCGATGTTGGGAGTCAAGGCCTGAGGGTGCCCGTTCAAGCAGCCGATCCAATCGTTCAGGTCGTCAATCGCAATGAACAGAACGTTGGGTTTTTCTGCTGCCGATGAGGCAGCAGGCAAGCCAACGGGAAACAAAAGCAGTATGATCGCAGCCGCAATCCGAGACTTCATGGATAACTCACCGGGTTGATAGAAACCAAGAGACAGGAGCACCATTCTAGTGAAACCGATCGTACAGATCTCGTTGGACTTGACGAATATTGATGAAGCCTTGCAAACGGCTGAGATGGCACTGCGAGCCGGTGTCGATTGGCTCGAAGCGGGAACGCCCCTGATTTTGGCGGAAGGGCTACACGGAGTCCGGAAGCTCAGGGAAGCGTTTCCGACGACTCCCATCGTCGCTGACCTCAAGACCATGGACGGGGGCTATCTGGAAGCCGAGATGATGGCGGGCGCTGGTGCCACGCATGTGGTCGTCATGGCTGCGGCGCACGATGAAACGATCAAGTGTGTGGTCAAGGCGGGTAAGGATTTCGGCTGCCAAGTGATGGGCGACAACATGGTGTGCCCCGACATGGTCCAAGGGGCGCGACGCCTGGAGTCATTGGGATGCGATTTCATCATTCACCACATCGGATACGACGAACGTCGCGGCATCGCAGCGGCCGGATTGCGGATGCCAAGCCCGCTGGATCAACTACGTGATGTCGTCGCCGCCGTCTCGATTCCCGTCCAAGCCGTCGGCGGTCTGTCACTGGAACAGGCCATCGAGTGCCCCAGTCACGGCGCCCCGCTGGTTGTCTTGGGGGCCCCCCTGACGATCGACGCCGATGCATTCAAGACGGCCGACGGTGACCTGGAGTCATCACTACGCCTGATTTGC from Stieleria varia carries:
- a CDS encoding orotidine 5'-phosphate decarboxylase / HUMPS family protein — encoded protein: MKPIVQISLDLTNIDEALQTAEMALRAGVDWLEAGTPLILAEGLHGVRKLREAFPTTPIVADLKTMDGGYLEAEMMAGAGATHVVVMAAAHDETIKCVVKAGKDFGCQVMGDNMVCPDMVQGARRLESLGCDFIIHHIGYDERRGIAAAGLRMPSPLDQLRDVVAAVSIPVQAVGGLSLEQAIECPSHGAPLVVLGAPLTIDADAFKTADGDLESSLRLICDAVHAQQVAKIGRQD